One window of the Amycolatopsis mediterranei genome contains the following:
- a CDS encoding sugar ABC transporter substrate-binding protein: protein MIQVAATAAVCGLVLAACGSTKDNAAAPAAGGGAGGKVGATLPLLTSPFWQAYNNYVPKMAKEEGVDVLPTVNADSDPAKLITDIGTFLNQGVKGLVVTPLDSAAIVAGLKQAENKGVPVVAVDVAPESGKVAMVVRADNKAYGTKACEAIGEKVKSGKVVQIMGDLASVNGRDRSEAFRDCMKSKYPGIQVLEIPAEWKADKASSGLDSMLTANPDIKGVYMQAGGVYLAPTEQALKRKNLFFPVGDPKHIVLVSNDGIPQELAAIRAGELDATVSQPADAYAKYGLYWLKKAMAGETFKPGPTDHASTIVEISPGILEDQLPAPVITKDNVDDKALWGNNL, encoded by the coding sequence GTGATCCAGGTGGCCGCCACGGCCGCCGTCTGCGGCCTGGTTCTGGCCGCGTGCGGGTCCACCAAGGACAATGCGGCCGCCCCGGCGGCAGGCGGCGGCGCGGGCGGCAAGGTCGGCGCGACGCTGCCCCTGCTGACCTCGCCGTTCTGGCAGGCCTACAACAACTACGTCCCGAAGATGGCCAAGGAAGAGGGCGTCGACGTCCTCCCGACGGTCAACGCCGACAGCGACCCCGCGAAGCTGATCACCGACATCGGCACGTTCCTCAACCAGGGCGTCAAGGGCCTGGTCGTGACGCCGCTGGACTCGGCCGCCATCGTCGCCGGGCTCAAGCAGGCGGAGAACAAGGGCGTGCCGGTCGTCGCGGTCGACGTCGCCCCCGAGAGCGGCAAGGTCGCCATGGTGGTGCGGGCCGACAACAAGGCCTACGGCACCAAGGCCTGCGAAGCGATCGGCGAGAAGGTCAAGTCCGGCAAGGTCGTGCAGATCATGGGCGACCTGGCCTCGGTCAACGGCCGCGACCGCTCGGAAGCCTTCCGCGACTGCATGAAGTCCAAGTACCCCGGCATCCAGGTGCTGGAGATCCCGGCCGAGTGGAAGGCCGACAAGGCCTCTTCCGGCCTCGACAGCATGCTGACCGCGAACCCGGACATCAAGGGCGTCTACATGCAGGCCGGCGGCGTCTACCTGGCCCCGACCGAGCAGGCGCTCAAGCGCAAGAACCTGTTCTTCCCGGTCGGGGACCCGAAGCACATCGTGCTCGTCTCCAACGACGGCATCCCGCAGGAGCTGGCCGCGATCCGCGCCGGCGAGCTGGACGCCACGGTGTCCCAGCCGGCCGACGCGTACGCGAAGTACGGCCTGTACTGGCTGAAGAAGGCCATGGCGGGCGAGACGTTCAAGCCGGGCCCGACCGACCACGCCAGCACCATCGTCGAGATCAGCCCCGGCATCCTCGAGGACCAGCTGCCCGCGCCCGTCATCACCAAGGACAACGTGGACGACAAGGCCCTCTGGGGGAACAACCTGTGA
- a CDS encoding sugar ABC transporter ATP-binding protein, whose protein sequence is MTALPAGESAVPVVSAVGVGKRYGPTVALHDVSLTVHPGESHALVGRNGAGKSTLVSILTGLSATDTGHVEFGGEPAPPLTRQDDWKARVACVYQHAMVVPQLTVAENLFLNRQAGGGFSIGWRSLRRKARELLDSWDVHVDVDTPAGDLSVEDRQFVEIARALSYGARFIVLDEPTAQLDSQAIERLFERMRQMQAGGVTFLFISHHLHEVYEVCQAVTVLRDAKHVLTAPVAEVGKAELVDAMTGEPGGLSVRDAASRESLEADAAEILSVDGLSGDSFRDVSFRLRRGEVVGLAGSNASGKHQVAETVYGLRTPSAGTIRVDGSPLRPGDIPAALRAGIGCVPRDRHHEGLVLEHSIADNATMSILDKLGRGGIASPRTRFARASQALKDYDIVAASAEQPVSDLSGGNQQKVVLARALIGDPRVVVLINPTAGVDVKSKEALLAVVDRVRAEGKAVLIVSDELDDLRLSDRVLVLRAGAVVAEHQAGWSDGDLVADIEGVELS, encoded by the coding sequence GTGACCGCGCTGCCCGCCGGCGAATCCGCCGTCCCGGTGGTCAGCGCTGTCGGTGTCGGAAAGCGCTACGGCCCGACCGTGGCACTGCACGACGTCAGCCTCACCGTGCACCCCGGCGAGTCGCACGCGCTCGTCGGGCGCAACGGGGCCGGCAAGTCGACGCTCGTCTCCATCCTCACCGGCCTGTCCGCCACGGACACCGGGCACGTCGAGTTCGGCGGCGAGCCGGCCCCGCCCCTGACCAGGCAGGACGACTGGAAGGCGCGCGTGGCCTGCGTGTACCAGCACGCGATGGTCGTCCCGCAGCTCACCGTGGCCGAGAACCTGTTCCTCAACCGGCAGGCGGGCGGCGGGTTCTCGATCGGCTGGAGGTCCCTGCGGCGCAAGGCCCGCGAGCTGCTCGACTCGTGGGACGTGCACGTCGACGTCGACACCCCCGCCGGGGACCTGTCGGTCGAGGACCGGCAGTTCGTCGAGATCGCCCGCGCGCTGTCCTACGGCGCCCGGTTCATCGTCCTCGACGAGCCGACCGCGCAGCTGGACAGCCAGGCCATCGAGCGGCTCTTCGAGCGGATGCGCCAGATGCAGGCGGGCGGGGTGACGTTCCTGTTCATCTCGCACCACCTGCACGAGGTCTACGAGGTCTGCCAGGCGGTGACCGTGCTGCGCGACGCGAAGCACGTGCTCACCGCACCGGTGGCCGAGGTCGGCAAGGCCGAGCTGGTCGACGCGATGACGGGCGAACCCGGCGGTCTTTCGGTCCGGGACGCCGCTTCCCGGGAGTCCTTGGAAGCGGACGCCGCGGAGATCCTTTCGGTGGACGGATTGTCCGGCGACAGCTTCCGTGATGTCTCTTTCCGGCTGCGCCGCGGCGAGGTGGTCGGGCTCGCGGGCAGCAACGCCAGCGGCAAGCACCAGGTCGCCGAGACGGTCTACGGCCTGCGGACGCCGTCCGCGGGCACGATCCGCGTCGACGGCTCGCCGCTGCGGCCGGGCGACATCCCGGCGGCGCTGCGGGCGGGGATCGGCTGCGTGCCGCGCGACCGGCACCACGAAGGCCTGGTCCTCGAGCACTCGATCGCCGACAACGCGACGATGTCCATTTTGGACAAGCTGGGCCGTGGCGGGATCGCGTCGCCGCGCACCCGGTTCGCGAGGGCGTCGCAGGCGTTGAAGGACTACGACATCGTGGCCGCGAGCGCCGAGCAGCCCGTGTCGGACCTCTCCGGCGGCAACCAGCAGAAAGTCGTGCTGGCGCGGGCCTTGATCGGCGATCCGCGGGTGGTCGTGCTGATCAACCCGACGGCCGGGGTGGACGTGAAGTCGAAAGAGGCGCTGCTCGCGGTCGTCGACCGGGTGCGCGCCGAGGGCAAGGCGGTGCTGATCGTCAGCGACGAGCTGGACGACCTGCGCCTGAGCGACCGGGTCCTGGTGCTGCGCGCCGGGGCCGTGGTCGCCGAGCACCAGGCCGGGTGGTCCGACGGCGACCTCGTGGCCGACATCGAAGGAGTCGAGCTTTCGTGA
- a CDS encoding ABC transporter permease, whose protein sequence is MTDVMTSPQTELPAPPRRRKAVWLRELALLPALVVVFVIGGLVDDTFVGWSNIVSILTASAALSLVVLGESLVLITGKFDLSLESTMGLAPALGAMVVIPAASAGFGVELPAAIGLLVIPLCGALVGFVNGFLIVKLKLNAFIVTLAMLTVLRGVQVGSTKGKTLFNLPDSFTDLATTTFLGLPMSVWLAALLFAVAGWVLRYHRVGRALYAIGGNREAARAAGVRVDRIAWAVFVVAGVLAAIGGLAYTGYVGALGANQGSGMILQVFAAAVIGGVSLDGGKGTLVGALTGVLLLSSVASLLNYAHVTAEWQGAIYGAIILVALIIARYAGGKPQT, encoded by the coding sequence GTGACCGACGTGATGACCTCTCCGCAGACGGAGCTCCCCGCGCCACCGCGCCGCCGCAAAGCCGTCTGGCTGCGTGAACTCGCCCTGCTGCCCGCGCTGGTCGTGGTGTTCGTCATCGGCGGCCTGGTCGACGACACGTTCGTCGGCTGGAGCAACATCGTCAGCATCCTGACCGCGTCGGCGGCGCTGTCGCTGGTCGTGCTGGGCGAGTCGCTGGTGCTGATCACCGGGAAGTTCGACCTGTCGCTGGAATCGACGATGGGCCTGGCGCCCGCGCTGGGTGCGATGGTCGTGATCCCGGCGGCCTCCGCGGGCTTCGGCGTCGAGCTGCCCGCCGCGATCGGGCTGCTGGTGATCCCGCTGTGCGGGGCGCTGGTCGGGTTCGTCAACGGCTTCCTGATCGTGAAGCTGAAGCTGAACGCCTTCATCGTCACCCTGGCCATGCTCACCGTCCTGCGCGGTGTCCAGGTCGGCTCGACCAAGGGCAAGACGCTGTTCAACCTGCCGGACTCGTTCACCGACCTGGCGACCACGACGTTCCTCGGCCTGCCGATGTCGGTGTGGCTGGCGGCGCTGCTGTTCGCGGTCGCCGGCTGGGTGCTGCGCTACCACCGCGTCGGCCGCGCGCTGTACGCGATCGGCGGCAACCGCGAGGCCGCGCGGGCGGCGGGTGTCCGCGTCGACCGGATCGCGTGGGCGGTGTTCGTCGTCGCCGGGGTCCTCGCCGCGATCGGCGGGCTCGCCTACACCGGTTACGTCGGGGCCTTGGGCGCGAACCAGGGATCGGGCATGATCCTGCAGGTGTTCGCGGCGGCGGTGATCGGCGGTGTCTCGCTCGACGGCGGCAAGGGCACCCTGGTCGGCGCCCTCACCGGCGTCCTGCTGCTGTCGTCGGTGGCCAGCCTGCTCAACTACGCGCACGTCACGGCGGAGTGGCAGGGGGCGATCTACGGCGCCATCATCCTGGTCGCGCTGATCATCGCCCGGTACGCGGGCGGAAAGCCCCAGACCTGA
- a CDS encoding FadR/GntR family transcriptional regulator, giving the protein MPVTDVAIDKIKDMIITGELAPGDRLPKEAELAQRLGLSRSSLREAVKALCLIRVLDVRQGDGTYVTSLEPNLLLDAMTFVVDFHRDDTVLDFLAVRRILEPAATALAALHMSDADIAELGTLLSELEDSPTVEALVANDLQFHRKIADGSGNPVLCSLLDSLSGPTARARIWRGLTQEGAVAKTREQHTAIYEAIAAREPELARSWATVHVAGVEQWLRNALGTADDPTALDPAGPDPDAEPAAEAS; this is encoded by the coding sequence ATGCCCGTCACCGATGTCGCGATCGACAAGATCAAGGACATGATCATCACCGGCGAGCTGGCGCCGGGCGACCGGCTGCCGAAGGAGGCCGAGCTGGCCCAGCGGCTCGGGCTGTCGCGCAGCTCCCTGCGGGAGGCCGTCAAGGCGTTGTGCCTGATCAGGGTGCTCGACGTGCGCCAGGGCGACGGCACGTACGTCACCAGCCTCGAGCCCAACCTGCTGCTCGACGCCATGACGTTCGTGGTCGACTTCCACCGCGACGACACCGTGCTCGACTTCCTGGCCGTGCGCCGGATCCTCGAGCCCGCCGCGACCGCGCTGGCCGCGCTGCACATGAGCGACGCCGACATCGCGGAGCTGGGCACGCTGCTCAGCGAGCTGGAGGACTCGCCGACCGTGGAAGCGCTGGTCGCCAACGACCTGCAGTTCCACCGCAAGATCGCCGACGGCTCCGGCAACCCCGTGCTCTGCTCGCTGCTCGACAGCCTCTCCGGGCCGACCGCCCGTGCCCGGATCTGGCGCGGCCTCACCCAGGAGGGTGCGGTCGCGAAGACCCGCGAACAGCACACGGCGATCTACGAGGCCATCGCCGCGCGCGAGCCGGAACTGGCCCGCTCGTGGGCGACCGTGCACGTCGCGGGAGTCGAGCAGTGGCTGCGCAACGCCCTGGGCACCGCGGACGACCCGACGGCGCTCGATCCGGCAGGGCCGGACCCGGACGCCGAGCCGGCCGCGGAAGCCTCGTAG
- a CDS encoding aldo/keto reductase — translation MELSLSPLGLGCAQLGNLYHAISDETAAATVRRAWDEGVRYFDTAPHYGLGLSEARLGAALSTYPRDEYVLSTKVGRVLEPNPDGAGARDDQGFAVPAAYKRRWDFSRDGVLRSLEDSLTRLGLDRVDIVYVHDPDDHFEEAVSGAFPALRELRDQGVIGAFGAGMNQAPMLAEFVRRTDLDVLLVAGRYTLLDQPALDELFPLCAARDVRVVVGGAFNGGILATAEPGRVYDYAEAPAELVERAGRIAEICARHGVELPEAALALPMAHPVVASVVVGAHDPEQVGVNARRARAVVPPALWTELADAGLLRADVVIAEGVS, via the coding sequence TTGGAACTCTCCCTGTCCCCGCTGGGGCTCGGCTGCGCGCAGCTGGGCAACCTGTACCACGCGATCAGCGACGAGACGGCGGCCGCGACCGTCCGGCGCGCGTGGGACGAGGGCGTCCGCTACTTCGACACCGCGCCGCACTACGGCCTCGGCCTGTCGGAGGCCCGGCTGGGCGCGGCGCTGAGCACGTACCCGCGGGACGAGTACGTGCTCTCGACGAAGGTCGGCCGCGTGCTGGAGCCGAACCCGGACGGCGCCGGCGCCCGGGACGACCAGGGCTTCGCCGTGCCGGCCGCGTACAAGCGCCGGTGGGACTTCAGCCGCGACGGCGTTCTGCGGTCGCTCGAAGACAGCCTGACCCGGCTGGGGCTGGACCGTGTCGACATCGTCTACGTCCACGACCCCGATGACCACTTCGAGGAGGCGGTTTCGGGGGCGTTCCCGGCGTTGCGCGAGCTGCGGGACCAGGGCGTGATCGGCGCGTTCGGGGCCGGGATGAACCAGGCGCCGATGCTGGCCGAGTTCGTCCGCCGCACCGACCTGGACGTCCTGCTGGTGGCCGGCCGCTACACGCTGCTCGACCAGCCCGCGCTGGACGAGCTGTTCCCGCTGTGCGCCGCGCGGGACGTCCGCGTGGTGGTCGGGGGCGCGTTCAACGGCGGGATACTGGCGACCGCCGAACCGGGCCGGGTCTACGACTACGCCGAAGCGCCCGCGGAGCTGGTCGAGCGGGCCGGGCGGATCGCGGAGATCTGCGCGCGGCACGGCGTCGAGCTGCCCGAAGCGGCGCTGGCGCTGCCGATGGCGCATCCTGTGGTCGCGTCGGTGGTCGTCGGAGCGCATGATCCGGAGCAGGTGGGTGTGAACGCGCGCCGGGCCCGGGCGGTCGTGCCACCGGCCCTGTGGACCGAGCTGGCCGACGCGGGACTGCTGCGCGCCGACGTCGTCATCGCCGAAGGAGTCTCATGA
- a CDS encoding amidohydrolase family protein translates to MIDAHHHLWDPTRREYPWMAGEAMDPIRRPYTVDDLRAVTKAAGVHATVLVQTVSSEEETAEFLATAAAEPVIAGVVGWVDLTAPDVADRLAALEGPLAGIRHQVEGEPDDDWLLRPEVVAGLSTVAAAGLAFDLLVRPAQLPAAAEVALRLPQLRLVLDHAAKPPIAAGDWELWASGVAALAARENVVCKLSGLVTEADWSGWEVGHLRRYVDHVLEVFGPARLLFGSDWPVCELAASYEVVLDAAIALTGSLSDAERLAVFEHNARTTYGLDAGGVTSSRG, encoded by the coding sequence ATGATCGACGCGCACCACCACCTGTGGGACCCCACGCGGCGCGAGTACCCGTGGATGGCCGGGGAGGCCATGGACCCGATCCGCCGCCCGTACACGGTCGACGACCTGCGCGCGGTGACGAAGGCGGCGGGCGTGCACGCGACCGTCCTGGTCCAGACGGTGTCCTCGGAAGAGGAGACGGCGGAGTTCCTCGCGACCGCGGCGGCGGAGCCCGTGATCGCGGGCGTGGTCGGCTGGGTGGACCTCACGGCTCCGGACGTCGCCGACCGCTTGGCCGCCCTCGAGGGCCCGCTGGCCGGGATCCGGCACCAGGTGGAGGGCGAGCCGGACGACGACTGGCTGCTGCGGCCGGAGGTGGTCGCCGGGCTGAGCACCGTGGCGGCGGCGGGATTGGCGTTCGACCTGCTGGTCCGCCCCGCGCAGCTGCCGGCCGCGGCCGAGGTGGCGTTGCGGCTGCCCCAGCTGCGCCTGGTTCTCGACCACGCGGCGAAGCCCCCGATCGCGGCGGGGGACTGGGAGCTGTGGGCGTCCGGCGTGGCCGCGCTGGCGGCGCGCGAGAACGTCGTGTGCAAGCTGTCCGGGCTGGTCACCGAGGCCGACTGGTCGGGCTGGGAGGTCGGGCACCTGCGCCGGTACGTCGACCACGTGCTGGAGGTGTTCGGCCCGGCGCGCCTGCTGTTCGGCTCGGACTGGCCGGTCTGCGAACTGGCGGCGTCCTACGAGGTGGTCCTCGACGCGGCGATCGCCCTGACGGGCTCGCTGTCGGACGCCGAGCGCCTGGCCGTCTTCGAGCACAACGCCCGCACGACCTACGGGCTGGATGCGGGCGGGGTCACCTCCTCCAGGGGGTAA
- a CDS encoding DUF202 domain-containing protein produces MTTPGGAQAERTGLAWRRTALSSAACTVLLLHAAAQRHWGGSLVPALLAAGTSALLAAIGMHRERALRAAEPGPPSRVLPAIASLAVTVTAASVVVFH; encoded by the coding sequence GTGACCACCCCCGGAGGCGCTCAGGCGGAGCGTACCGGGCTCGCCTGGCGGCGGACCGCACTCTCGTCCGCCGCCTGCACGGTACTGCTGCTGCACGCCGCCGCCCAGCGCCATTGGGGTGGCTCCCTGGTCCCCGCGTTGCTCGCCGCGGGGACATCTGCCCTGCTGGCGGCCATCGGGATGCACCGCGAACGGGCCTTGCGCGCCGCCGAACCGGGGCCGCCGAGCCGCGTCCTGCCCGCGATCGCGTCGCTGGCCGTGACCGTGACCGCCGCTTCCGTGGTCGTCTTCCACTGA
- a CDS encoding YidH family protein, translating to MASDDIKPHSGGTEPDYRFTLANERTFLAWLRTALGLLAGGVAVHQLVPAPAAASAVLAGLCVALAAVLAATAYPRWRRVQIAMRAGEPLPRSWMTLALTGGLLALIVAAAVLLVVS from the coding sequence GTGGCCTCGGACGACATCAAGCCCCACTCGGGCGGCACCGAACCGGACTACCGCTTCACGCTGGCCAACGAACGCACCTTCCTCGCCTGGCTCCGCACGGCCCTCGGCCTGCTCGCGGGCGGCGTCGCCGTGCACCAGCTGGTGCCGGCGCCGGCCGCGGCGAGCGCGGTGCTCGCCGGGCTGTGCGTCGCGCTGGCCGCCGTCCTCGCCGCGACCGCGTACCCGCGGTGGCGGCGGGTGCAGATCGCGATGCGGGCCGGGGAACCCCTGCCGCGCAGCTGGATGACCCTGGCGCTGACGGGCGGCCTGCTGGCGCTCATCGTCGCCGCGGCCGTGCTGCTGGTGGTCTCGTGA